The following coding sequences lie in one Paracidovorax avenae genomic window:
- a CDS encoding LysR family transcriptional regulator, translating to MDSRLSNSVLAWLRCFDAAARQGSFTRAAAELCITQGAVSQQVKQLENWLGRPLFLRTPRVLVLTPEGKWLGVVLRESFEAIESTLAQMRRSAPAHAAATLSCSPSFAMQWLTPRLGEFFRRHPDTGLRVFGEFHRIDRTRMVRDGVEAAVRFDPGEYTDLDATGFLDEWLVPVASPAFMAAHPDLRDAPARLQPEWLLHDGSAWEGADTFEEWQHWFSAQGAPCPDWGGGPQFNLSQLAVGAAITGQGIAMGRAALVLEDVAAGRLVPLCSWSTLSRARYSFVSSPQAGPAMLRVRDWLVEEGQRFKETRAKVLPPLLVRS from the coding sequence ATGGATTCACGCCTGTCCAATTCGGTTCTGGCCTGGCTGCGCTGTTTCGATGCGGCCGCACGGCAGGGCAGCTTCACACGCGCCGCTGCGGAGCTGTGCATCACCCAGGGCGCCGTGAGCCAGCAGGTGAAGCAACTGGAGAACTGGCTGGGGCGTCCGCTGTTCCTGCGGACCCCTCGGGTGCTGGTGCTGACGCCCGAGGGCAAATGGCTGGGGGTGGTGCTGCGCGAAAGCTTCGAGGCCATCGAGAGCACGCTGGCGCAGATGCGGCGCTCCGCCCCGGCGCACGCTGCAGCCACGCTGAGTTGCTCCCCTTCGTTCGCCATGCAGTGGCTTACGCCACGGCTGGGCGAATTCTTTCGCCGGCATCCCGACACCGGGCTGCGCGTGTTCGGGGAGTTCCACCGCATCGACCGCACCCGCATGGTGCGAGACGGGGTGGAGGCGGCCGTCCGCTTCGACCCGGGGGAGTACACCGACCTGGACGCCACCGGGTTCCTCGATGAATGGCTGGTTCCCGTGGCCAGCCCGGCCTTCATGGCGGCCCACCCGGACCTGCGGGATGCGCCGGCCAGGCTGCAGCCGGAATGGCTGCTGCACGACGGCAGTGCCTGGGAAGGGGCCGATACATTCGAGGAATGGCAGCACTGGTTCAGCGCACAAGGCGCACCATGCCCGGACTGGGGAGGCGGCCCCCAGTTCAACCTGTCCCAGCTGGCGGTGGGAGCAGCCATCACCGGCCAGGGCATCGCCATGGGTCGTGCCGCGCTCGTGCTCGAAGACGTGGCGGCCGGCCGCCTGGTGCCGCTGTGCTCCTGGAGCACGCTCTCCCGGGCGCGCTACTCCTTCGTGAGTTCACCCCAGGCGGGACCTGCCATGCTGCGCGTGCGGGACTGGCTGGTGGAAGAAGGGCAGCGGTTCAAAGAGACGCGTGCGAAGGTGCTGCCGCCGTTGCTGGTGCGGTCCTAG
- the azu gene encoding azurin encodes MARHWKALALALALALGAGASAQAADCSVEIEGNDAMQFNKAAIAVPQSCKQFTVKLKHAGKLPKTAMGHNWVLTKASDMQGASTDGMAAGAEKNFVKDGDKRVIAHTKIIGGGESDSVTFPVSSLKAGESYAYFCSFPGHSALMKGTLTLSK; translated from the coding sequence ATGGCAAGACATTGGAAGGCACTGGCCCTGGCCCTGGCTCTGGCGCTGGGCGCCGGCGCATCCGCCCAGGCGGCGGACTGCAGCGTGGAAATCGAAGGCAACGACGCCATGCAGTTCAACAAGGCTGCCATCGCCGTACCCCAGAGCTGCAAGCAGTTCACCGTCAAGCTCAAGCACGCTGGCAAGCTGCCCAAGACGGCCATGGGCCACAACTGGGTGCTCACCAAGGCATCGGATATGCAGGGCGCTTCGACCGATGGCATGGCGGCCGGCGCGGAAAAGAATTTCGTCAAGGATGGCGACAAGCGCGTCATTGCCCACACGAAGATCATCGGCGGTGGCGAAAGCGACTCGGTGACGTTCCCCGTCTCATCCCTCAAGGCAGGGGAGTCGTATGCCTATTTCTGCTCGTTCCCCGGCCACTCGGCGCTCATGAAGGGCACGCTGACGCTCTCGAAGTGA
- a CDS encoding Bug family tripartite tricarboxylate transporter substrate binding protein, whose protein sequence is MNRAKRMLLSAIACCLGSAALAPAFAQETYPARPVTLVIPFPPGGATDVLGRVIGKKLGDVLGQSVVIDNRAGAGTVIGASYVAKAAPDGYTLLMSSGTTFTVNPAVRAKLPYDPVKSFEPIGITGRTGLILLAGKSVPANDVRQFVSLVKAAPDKYSYGSFGSGTTSQFAGEAFFHLAGLKIQHVPYKGSAPAMVDLMGGQIPFTVDTVAAALPQLREGKIKAIAVTSARRSSLLPDVPTLAENGYAIDMDTWLAMVAPAGLPPAVKARLERALAQVMEDRETREKLLANGFEPSYGSSRVLASLIEKELPLMRAVAQRAGITAD, encoded by the coding sequence ATGAACCGCGCCAAGAGGATGCTGCTGTCCGCCATTGCCTGCTGCCTGGGAAGCGCCGCGCTGGCCCCGGCCTTCGCACAGGAAACCTATCCGGCCAGGCCCGTCACCCTGGTGATCCCGTTCCCGCCCGGCGGCGCCACGGATGTGCTGGGCCGCGTCATCGGCAAGAAGCTGGGCGATGTGCTGGGCCAGAGCGTGGTGATCGACAACCGCGCGGGCGCCGGCACGGTGATCGGGGCATCCTATGTCGCCAAGGCCGCGCCGGACGGCTACACGCTCCTGATGAGTTCAGGCACTACCTTCACCGTCAATCCGGCCGTGCGCGCGAAACTTCCCTACGATCCCGTGAAGAGCTTCGAGCCGATCGGCATCACCGGTCGCACTGGGCTCATCCTGCTGGCCGGCAAGAGCGTGCCGGCCAATGACGTCAGGCAGTTCGTGTCCCTGGTCAAGGCCGCGCCGGACAAGTACTCCTATGGCTCCTTCGGTTCCGGCACCACCTCGCAGTTCGCCGGCGAGGCCTTCTTCCACCTGGCGGGCCTGAAGATCCAGCATGTTCCGTACAAGGGCAGCGCGCCGGCCATGGTGGACCTCATGGGCGGACAGATTCCCTTCACGGTCGATACGGTCGCAGCCGCACTGCCCCAGCTCAGGGAAGGAAAGATCAAGGCCATCGCCGTCACTTCGGCCAGGCGTTCCTCGCTGCTGCCGGACGTGCCCACGCTCGCCGAGAACGGCTACGCGATCGACATGGATACCTGGCTGGCGATGGTGGCTCCGGCCGGCCTGCCGCCGGCCGTGAAGGCCCGCCTGGAGCGCGCGCTGGCCCAGGTGATGGAGGACCGCGAAACGCGCGAGAAGCTGCTGGCCAACGGATTCGAACCGTCCTATGGTTCATCCAGGGTGCTGGCCTCGCTCATCGAGAAGGAACTGCCCCTGATGCGCGCCGTGGCCCAGCGTGCCGGCATCACTGCCGACTGA
- a CDS encoding NAD(P)/FAD-dependent oxidoreductase yields MTELVDFLVVGAGIAGASVGWELAHAAPGASVLVLEREPQPGYHTTGRSAALFMETYGTPQIQALTRASRAFYDHPPEGFADGPILSPRGVVYVAGPDQLDLLGAALADALQRSPNVQRATREQLLEWLPCLRPEAVAAGMREPGAADIDVHALHQGYLRGLRQRGGRLLPDAGVAAIERQDGAWHVHLASGATVRARAIVNAAGAWADEVAAMAGIPAIGLEPRRRTAFTFPVPAGMDASGWPAVVGIDESFYFKPDAGQLLGSPANADPTHPHDVVPEELDVATGIWNIEQMTTFQIRRPSHTWAGLRSFVADGDMVIGWDNHVQGFFWLAGQGGYGIQSASGVALLARNLLLSEPLAPALSAQGVDPAALSPVRLR; encoded by the coding sequence ATGACCGAACTGGTGGACTTCCTCGTGGTGGGGGCCGGCATTGCCGGCGCCTCGGTCGGCTGGGAACTCGCGCATGCGGCGCCGGGCGCCAGCGTGCTCGTGCTCGAGCGCGAACCGCAGCCCGGCTACCACACCACCGGCCGCTCGGCGGCGCTCTTCATGGAAACCTACGGCACGCCGCAGATCCAGGCGCTCACCCGCGCCAGCCGGGCGTTCTACGACCATCCGCCCGAGGGCTTCGCCGATGGCCCGATCCTCTCGCCCCGGGGCGTGGTGTACGTTGCAGGCCCCGACCAGCTCGACCTGCTGGGTGCGGCGCTGGCGGACGCCCTGCAGCGTTCGCCGAACGTGCAGCGCGCCACCCGCGAGCAATTGCTGGAGTGGCTGCCGTGCCTGCGGCCGGAGGCGGTAGCGGCCGGCATGCGCGAGCCCGGCGCGGCCGACATCGATGTGCATGCCCTGCACCAGGGCTACCTGCGGGGGCTGCGCCAGCGGGGTGGCCGCCTGCTGCCGGATGCCGGCGTCGCTGCCATCGAAAGGCAGGACGGTGCCTGGCACGTGCATCTCGCGTCCGGCGCCACGGTGCGCGCCCGTGCCATCGTCAACGCGGCCGGAGCGTGGGCGGACGAGGTGGCCGCCATGGCCGGCATCCCGGCCATCGGCCTGGAACCGCGGCGGCGCACGGCCTTCACATTCCCGGTTCCGGCGGGCATGGACGCGTCGGGCTGGCCCGCGGTGGTGGGCATCGACGAGAGCTTCTATTTCAAGCCGGATGCCGGACAGCTCCTGGGTTCTCCCGCCAACGCCGATCCCACGCACCCGCACGACGTGGTGCCCGAGGAGCTCGATGTGGCGACCGGCATCTGGAACATCGAGCAGATGACGACGTTCCAGATCCGCAGGCCCTCGCACACCTGGGCGGGCTTGCGGTCCTTCGTCGCGGATGGGGACATGGTCATCGGCTGGGACAACCACGTGCAAGGGTTCTTCTGGCTGGCGGGGCAGGGCGGCTACGGCATCCAGAGCGCCTCGGGTGTGGCATTGCTGGCGCGCAACCTGTTGCTGTCGGAGCCACTGGCGCCCGCATTGTCGGCCCAGGGCGTGGACCCCGCGGCCCTGTCGCCGGTGAGGCTGCGCTGA
- a CDS encoding D-serine ammonia-lyase: MTEPNRSALPTGIDVQEAALEALRRADPCIWFNPQRSADIPATMDAEGRHISLHDTQAASDRFRRFGGLLARLFPELEATGGVIESPLIEAGALSDAMGLEAGCGRLWIKADHGLPVAGSIKARGGIHEVLEFAETLALREGLLSPGQDCRVLAETAAREVFGRHQVAVGSTGNLGLSIGVAASALGFRAAVHMSADAKEWKKERLRRRGVEVVEHTGDYERAVAAGRSQAQADPFSHFVDDERSLSLLLGYSAAALHLRGQLAEQGIAVDAAHPLFVYLPCGVGGAPAGITFGLRQLLGPHVHCFFAEPVQSPCFLVQMAAPAGTHPSVYDLGLTNRTEADGLAVPRASLLAAGLMQPLLSGIFTVRDDTLFEHLVRVLDASGERIEPSAAAGFSGPGWLTGSGAGRHWLREQGLDRHLPQATHLVWTTGGLFVPEAEHRRFEARGRALLEAA; this comes from the coding sequence ATGACCGAACCCAACCGTTCCGCACTGCCCACCGGTATCGATGTCCAGGAAGCCGCCTTGGAGGCACTGCGCCGCGCCGATCCATGCATCTGGTTCAACCCGCAGCGCAGCGCGGACATTCCCGCCACGATGGATGCGGAGGGTCGCCACATTAGTCTGCATGATACGCAGGCCGCCTCGGACAGGTTCCGGCGCTTCGGGGGACTCCTGGCCCGGCTGTTCCCCGAACTCGAGGCCACGGGCGGGGTCATCGAATCACCTCTGATCGAAGCAGGCGCGCTCTCGGATGCCATGGGGCTGGAGGCCGGTTGCGGCCGGCTGTGGATCAAGGCGGACCACGGCCTTCCCGTGGCAGGCTCGATCAAGGCGCGCGGCGGCATCCACGAGGTGCTGGAATTCGCGGAAACCCTGGCCCTGCGCGAAGGTCTGTTGTCCCCCGGACAGGATTGCCGGGTACTGGCCGAAACCGCTGCGCGCGAGGTGTTCGGGCGCCACCAGGTGGCGGTGGGCTCCACGGGCAACCTGGGCCTGAGCATCGGCGTGGCGGCCTCGGCGCTGGGCTTCCGGGCGGCCGTGCACATGTCCGCCGACGCCAAGGAGTGGAAGAAAGAGCGCCTGCGCCGCCGGGGCGTCGAGGTGGTGGAGCACACGGGCGACTACGAGCGCGCCGTGGCTGCGGGGCGCAGCCAGGCCCAGGCCGATCCGTTCAGCCATTTCGTGGACGACGAACGCTCCCTTTCGCTGCTGCTGGGGTACAGCGCCGCGGCGCTGCACCTGCGCGGCCAATTGGCGGAACAGGGCATCGCGGTGGACGCCGCCCACCCGCTGTTCGTCTATCTGCCGTGCGGGGTAGGGGGAGCACCGGCGGGCATCACCTTCGGCCTGCGCCAACTGCTCGGGCCGCATGTGCACTGCTTTTTTGCCGAACCGGTGCAATCGCCGTGCTTCCTCGTGCAGATGGCTGCGCCGGCCGGCACGCACCCGTCCGTGTACGACCTGGGCCTGACCAACCGCACCGAGGCCGACGGCCTGGCGGTACCGAGGGCGTCGCTGCTGGCTGCGGGGCTCATGCAGCCACTGCTGTCGGGCATCTTCACCGTCCGTGACGACACCCTGTTCGAGCATCTCGTGCGGGTGCTGGACGCCTCGGGCGAGCGCATCGAACCCTCCGCCGCGGCGGGTTTCAGCGGGCCGGGTTGGCTCACGGGCTCGGGTGCCGGGCGCCACTGGCTGCGGGAGCAGGGCCTGGACCGGCACCTGCCGCAGGCCACGCACCTCGTCTGGACCACGGGTGGGCTGTTCGTGCCCGAAGCCGAACACCGGCGCTTCGAGGCCCGCGGCCGGGCCCTGCTGGAAGCTGCCTGA
- a CDS encoding methyl-accepting chemotaxis protein produces MRKATMTVKNQLSIAFGALVVMVLIVSVLSLHSLGNANQTFTGYVQGINAQSDLASGLRSAVNRRAIAVRNLVLVTERQEADKELALVLKADEDVQKNLAGLKKAIEQDRSAPGSTRQLLGELEQIESVYGPVARDIVKMAVAGQRDAAVAKINNECRPLLAQLTGKTGDFVADAGKRADATEAAAAESFVRQRNILLGACLAAVAMAIVSGVIITRRLSSALGAEPSELGWAAQRVAEGDLAPLGAAGGVAAGSVMASIASMQSSLARIVTQVRSASDSIAIGSAEIATGAGDLSMRTEQQASALQQTSATMDELSSTVRHNADNALQANQLAQGATGVAQQGGDAVNQVVNTMREINQSSRRISDIIGVIDGIAFQTNILALNAAVEAARAGEQGRGFAVVASEVRSLAQRSAQAAREIKTLITDSVTQVEAGTALVDRAGQTMEEVVASIKRVSDIVGEISAASNEQSHGVSQVGVAVNHMDEATQQNAALVEQSSAAAKSLQQQAQDLVQAVSIFKLQPQHAALPQPMQFAALQA; encoded by the coding sequence ATGCGCAAAGCCACAATGACCGTCAAAAACCAGCTCAGCATCGCATTCGGAGCCCTGGTGGTGATGGTGCTCATCGTCTCGGTTCTTTCGCTCCACTCGCTGGGCAATGCGAACCAGACTTTCACGGGCTACGTGCAAGGCATCAATGCACAGTCCGACCTCGCGAGCGGTCTGCGCAGCGCGGTGAACCGCCGGGCAATCGCAGTGCGCAACCTGGTGCTCGTCACCGAGCGCCAGGAAGCGGACAAGGAACTGGCCCTGGTGCTCAAGGCCGACGAGGACGTCCAGAAAAACCTGGCCGGACTGAAGAAAGCGATCGAGCAGGATCGCTCTGCACCGGGATCGACCCGGCAATTGCTGGGTGAGCTGGAGCAGATCGAGTCGGTGTACGGCCCTGTGGCCCGCGACATCGTGAAGATGGCAGTGGCCGGGCAGCGCGACGCCGCCGTGGCCAAGATCAACAACGAATGCCGACCTCTGCTCGCCCAGCTCACGGGCAAGACCGGAGATTTCGTGGCCGACGCCGGAAAGCGCGCGGACGCGACGGAAGCAGCCGCGGCCGAGAGCTTCGTACGGCAACGGAACATTCTGCTCGGTGCCTGCCTGGCCGCGGTGGCCATGGCCATCGTGTCGGGCGTGATCATCACGCGCCGCCTGTCGAGTGCCCTGGGCGCGGAGCCGTCCGAACTGGGCTGGGCTGCCCAGCGCGTGGCCGAAGGCGATCTGGCTCCACTGGGCGCGGCTGGCGGCGTTGCCGCGGGCAGCGTGATGGCCTCCATCGCCAGCATGCAAAGCAGCCTGGCGCGCATCGTCACCCAGGTGCGCAGCGCATCGGACTCCATCGCGATCGGCTCGGCGGAGATCGCCACCGGTGCCGGCGACCTGAGCATGCGCACCGAACAACAGGCCAGCGCGCTGCAGCAAACGTCCGCAACCATGGATGAGCTCAGCTCCACCGTGCGCCACAACGCCGACAACGCACTGCAGGCGAACCAGCTGGCGCAGGGGGCCACTGGTGTGGCGCAGCAGGGCGGAGACGCCGTGAACCAGGTCGTGAACACGATGCGGGAAATCAACCAGAGTTCGCGCCGCATCTCCGACATCATCGGCGTCATCGACGGCATCGCCTTCCAGACCAACATCCTCGCGCTGAATGCCGCGGTGGAGGCAGCCCGCGCGGGCGAGCAGGGACGCGGCTTCGCCGTGGTCGCCAGCGAGGTGCGCAGCCTCGCCCAACGCAGCGCCCAGGCGGCCCGGGAAATCAAGACCCTCATCACCGACAGCGTGACGCAGGTCGAAGCGGGGACGGCCCTGGTGGACCGGGCCGGTCAGACCATGGAAGAAGTGGTGGCGTCGATCAAGCGGGTGAGCGACATCGTCGGAGAGATCAGCGCCGCCAGCAACGAGCAGAGCCATGGCGTGTCGCAGGTGGGCGTCGCCGTGAACCACATGGACGAGGCCACCCAGCAAAATGCCGCGCTGGTCGAGCAAAGCTCGGCGGCGGCGAAGAGTCTGCAGCAGCAGGCCCAGGATCTCGTGCAGGCCGTATCGATCTTCAAGCTGCAGCCGCAGCATGCCGCCCTGCCCCAGCCGATGCAGTTCGCCGCGCTGCAGGCGTGA
- a CDS encoding YjfB family protein, giving the protein MDVGLTQSLVNTATAMASQKTSDAVNMTVLKKAMDIQKSSAAQLLEALPQPQLATSGSLGTQVNTYA; this is encoded by the coding sequence ATGGATGTCGGCCTCACACAATCCCTCGTCAACACCGCCACCGCCATGGCCAGCCAGAAGACCTCGGACGCCGTGAACATGACCGTGCTGAAGAAGGCCATGGACATCCAGAAGTCGTCCGCGGCCCAGTTGCTGGAAGCCCTGCCCCAGCCGCAACTGGCCACCTCCGGCTCCCTGGGCACCCAGGTCAATACCTACGCCTGA
- a CDS encoding dihydrolipoyl dehydrogenase — translation MSDTLDVIILGAGSAGLAALREVRKRTERVRIVNDGPWGTTCARVGCMPSKMLIEAADAFHRRHSFDTFGIRGQQSLGVDLPAVLERIRALRDDFVAGARKASDIGTLGIAGHARLMGPHRVEVDGHVYDTRSIIIATGSRPIVPEEWLAFGDRILTTDTLFEQRELGPRIAVIGLGPLGAEMAQALARLGVEVAAFSSRNEIAGLSDPAVNDALLGLLKSEFVLNVGEEVTLREVPGGIEVSNGSATVVVDQVLAAMGRRPNVEHLGLETLGVELDGHGMPPVDRRTVQVGDLPVFMAGDANDFRPLLHEAADDGHIAGLNALAPEVRGFRRRMPLSIVFTEPNAATVGRRYKDLKRDESVTGTVDFSRQGRARVAQRDQGRLSLYAQRDTGRLLGAEMCAPAGEHMAHLLALAMDRELTVHDMLRMPFYHPVLEEGLRTALRDAASQLPKGSDSDLSACDAYGSSALD, via the coding sequence ATGAGCGACACGTTGGACGTCATCATCCTCGGAGCGGGTTCCGCCGGCCTCGCCGCGCTGCGCGAAGTGCGCAAACGCACGGAGCGGGTGCGGATCGTGAACGACGGCCCGTGGGGCACCACCTGTGCCCGGGTGGGATGCATGCCGTCGAAGATGCTCATCGAGGCCGCAGATGCCTTCCACCGCCGCCACAGTTTCGATACGTTCGGCATCCGCGGCCAGCAGTCGCTGGGGGTGGACCTTCCGGCGGTGCTGGAGCGCATCCGCGCGCTGCGAGATGATTTCGTCGCGGGCGCGCGCAAGGCGTCCGACATCGGCACCCTGGGCATCGCCGGGCATGCCCGGCTCATGGGCCCGCACCGGGTGGAGGTGGATGGCCACGTGTACGACACCCGCAGCATCATCATCGCGACAGGTTCCCGGCCGATCGTTCCGGAGGAATGGCTGGCCTTCGGGGATCGCATCCTCACAACCGATACCCTGTTCGAGCAGCGCGAACTGGGCCCGCGCATCGCCGTCATCGGCCTGGGACCTCTCGGTGCGGAAATGGCCCAGGCACTCGCGCGGCTGGGCGTGGAGGTGGCGGCATTCTCGAGCCGCAACGAGATCGCCGGGCTCTCCGACCCCGCCGTGAACGACGCGCTGCTGGGGCTGCTGAAATCGGAATTCGTGCTGAACGTCGGAGAGGAGGTGACGCTGCGCGAGGTGCCAGGAGGGATCGAAGTCTCCAACGGCAGCGCCACGGTCGTGGTGGACCAGGTCCTCGCGGCCATGGGACGCCGTCCGAATGTGGAGCACCTCGGGCTGGAAACGCTGGGAGTGGAACTGGACGGGCATGGCATGCCGCCGGTGGACCGCCGCACGGTGCAGGTCGGCGACCTGCCGGTGTTCATGGCCGGGGACGCGAACGACTTCCGCCCCCTGCTGCACGAGGCGGCCGACGACGGGCACATCGCCGGGCTCAATGCGCTGGCTCCCGAAGTGCGCGGATTCCGTCGCCGCATGCCGCTGTCCATCGTGTTCACGGAACCGAACGCGGCGACCGTCGGCAGGCGCTACAAGGACCTGAAACGGGACGAGTCGGTGACCGGCACCGTCGATTTCTCGCGGCAGGGGCGCGCCCGCGTGGCGCAGCGCGACCAGGGGCGCCTGAGCCTCTACGCCCAGCGGGACACCGGCCGGCTGCTGGGCGCGGAAATGTGCGCTCCGGCGGGCGAACACATGGCCCATCTGCTGGCGCTGGCCATGGACCGGGAACTCACCGTGCACGACATGCTGCGCATGCCGTTCTACCATCCGGTACTGGAGGAAGGGCTGCGGACCGCCCTGCGGGATGCGGCCAGCCAGTTGCCGAAGGGCAGCGATTCCGACCTGTCCGCCTGCGATGCCTACGGATCGAGCGCCCTGGACTGA
- a CDS encoding amidase, producing MTQTASSSASLVELTAPELRLRIARREISPVELLEACIARIEALNPYVNAITATCYDRARNEAREAERAVLRGDALGLLHGLPLGVKDLEATQGLLTTYGSQIYREHIPAQDNVLVARLRRAGAIVTGKTNIPEMGAGANSRNTVWGATGNPFDPRLNAGGSSGGSAAALACDMLPVCTGSDTGGSLRIPAAKCGVVGFRPSPGVVPSSRKLLGWTPISVVGPMGRTVEEACLQLAATAGMSAGDPLSYPLDPAVFLSLPEVDLSTLRVGYTEDFGACAVDDGIRETFRGKIAAMRHLFRSCDPIALDLGDVHRCFDVLRAEAFVAGTREAYERDPASLGPNTRANYEMGAAMTLIDSAWAQAEQTRILARFQQAFESFDVILAPTTPVSPFPWTELYASHINGEPQANYYRWLALTYVTTLTTHPALSLPCGRDSRDMPFGLQVVGRFRDDLATLAIGRAMERSFAGIRELQRPRPALDRLAPVEPALTSLVTTAPDARDARGEPRLDGSGSQGVAQASAV from the coding sequence ATGACACAGACCGCATCCTCCTCCGCTTCCCTCGTCGAGCTGACCGCCCCCGAACTGCGCCTGCGGATCGCCCGCCGCGAGATCTCGCCCGTCGAACTGCTCGAGGCGTGCATCGCACGCATCGAGGCCCTCAACCCCTATGTGAACGCCATCACCGCCACCTGCTACGACCGGGCCCGGAACGAGGCGCGCGAGGCAGAGCGGGCAGTGCTGCGCGGCGATGCCCTCGGGTTGCTGCACGGCCTGCCGCTGGGCGTGAAGGACCTGGAGGCCACGCAGGGCCTGCTGACCACCTACGGCTCGCAGATCTACCGCGAGCACATTCCCGCGCAAGACAACGTGCTGGTCGCGCGCCTGCGCCGCGCCGGTGCGATCGTCACGGGCAAGACCAACATCCCCGAGATGGGGGCCGGCGCCAATTCCCGCAACACGGTATGGGGTGCCACCGGCAACCCCTTCGATCCCCGCCTGAACGCGGGGGGCTCGTCCGGCGGCTCGGCCGCGGCCCTGGCCTGCGACATGCTGCCGGTCTGCACCGGCTCCGACACCGGCGGTTCCCTGCGCATTCCCGCGGCCAAATGCGGGGTGGTGGGATTCCGTCCGTCGCCGGGGGTGGTGCCGAGCTCCCGCAAGCTGCTGGGCTGGACGCCCATCTCCGTCGTGGGGCCCATGGGCCGCACGGTGGAGGAGGCCTGCCTGCAGCTCGCGGCCACGGCCGGCATGTCGGCGGGCGATCCGCTCAGCTACCCGCTGGATCCTGCGGTATTCCTGTCCCTGCCCGAGGTGGACCTGTCCACGCTGCGCGTCGGGTACACGGAGGACTTCGGTGCCTGTGCCGTGGACGACGGCATCCGCGAGACGTTCCGCGGCAAGATCGCCGCCATGCGGCACCTGTTCCGCAGCTGCGATCCCATCGCGCTGGACCTGGGCGACGTGCACCGCTGCTTCGACGTGCTGCGCGCCGAGGCCTTCGTGGCGGGCACGCGGGAAGCCTACGAGCGCGATCCCGCCAGCCTGGGGCCCAACACCCGCGCGAACTACGAGATGGGCGCGGCCATGACGCTCATCGACAGTGCCTGGGCACAGGCCGAGCAGACGCGCATCCTCGCGCGCTTCCAGCAGGCGTTCGAATCGTTCGATGTCATCCTGGCGCCGACCACGCCGGTTTCGCCTTTCCCCTGGACGGAGCTGTACGCCAGCCACATCAACGGCGAGCCGCAGGCCAACTACTATCGCTGGCTGGCCCTGACCTACGTCACCACGCTGACCACCCATCCCGCCCTCAGCCTTCCCTGCGGGCGGGACAGCCGCGACATGCCGTTCGGCCTGCAGGTGGTGGGCCGCTTCCGGGACGACCTGGCCACACTGGCCATCGGCCGCGCGATGGAGCGGTCCTTTGCCGGCATCCGGGAACTGCAGCGCCCGCGGCCGGCGCTGGACCGGCTGGCCCCGGTCGAGCCGGCGCTGACTTCCCTCGTGACCACGGCACCCGACGCACGCGATGCACGCGGCGAGCCGCGCCTGGACGGCTCGGGCAGCCAGGGAGTTGCCCAGGCCTCTGCGGTCTGA
- a CDS encoding YigZ family protein — MPQTLRAPSHSELVIKKSRFIGCVQPVADRATAQQVVDGLRRDHPGAAHVCWALLAGGQSAAVDDGEPGGTAGRPMLEVLRHQDLEGVLATVVRYFGGVKLGAGGLVRAYADTVAQALLQADKVPLERMATLQCLVPYALEGLVRREVETAGARLQGVEHGSLVLLRLSIPAQRAAAFRQRIDDAAQGRAGWPEA, encoded by the coding sequence ATGCCGCAAACACTCCGAGCGCCTTCGCACAGCGAACTCGTCATCAAGAAGAGCCGCTTCATCGGCTGCGTGCAGCCCGTGGCCGACCGGGCCACCGCCCAGCAGGTCGTGGACGGCCTGCGGCGCGACCACCCGGGCGCCGCCCATGTCTGCTGGGCGTTGCTGGCCGGAGGCCAGTCGGCCGCGGTGGATGACGGAGAGCCGGGGGGCACGGCAGGCCGGCCCATGCTGGAGGTATTGCGGCACCAGGATCTGGAGGGAGTCCTCGCCACCGTGGTGCGCTACTTCGGCGGGGTGAAGCTCGGCGCCGGAGGGCTCGTGCGGGCGTATGCGGACACCGTGGCCCAGGCCCTGCTCCAGGCGGACAAGGTGCCGCTGGAACGCATGGCCACCCTGCAGTGCCTGGTGCCCTACGCACTGGAAGGACTCGTGCGCCGCGAGGTGGAGACCGCAGGGGCCCGACTGCAGGGCGTGGAGCACGGCTCGCTGGTCCTGTTGCGCCTGTCGATTCCGGCGCAGCGCGCCGCGGCGTTCCGGCAGCGCATCGACGACGCCGCCCAGGGACGGGCCGGCTGGCCCGAGGCCTGA